In Chromatiaceae bacterium, the DNA window CAGCGCTTCATCCCTGACTGGCGCTTCGGCATCCAGGACCAGCACATGCAGGAGATGGTGGACCAGGTGCGGGCCAAGGAGAGGCCCGACGTCGTGGTGGTGCTATCCCATAATGGCATGGACGTTGACCTGAAGATGGCCGCCTCGGTGCGCGGTATCGACGTCATCTTCGGCGGCCATACCCACGACGGCATCCCCGCGCCCAGCCTGGTGGAGAACAGCGGCGGCAAGACCCTGGTCACCAACGCCGGCTCCAACGGCAAGTTCCTCGGGGTGATGGACCTGGACGTGGGCGACGGCAAGGTGCGGGGCTATCGCTACCGGCTGCTGCCGGTCTTCGCCAACCTGCTCCCCGCCGACCCGGCCATGCAGGCCTACATTGATGAAGTGCGGCGGCCCTACCTGGCCCAACTCAACGAACCCCTGGCCGTCACCGAGACGACTCTCTACCGGCGGGGCAATTTCAATGGCACCTTTGACCAGGTGATCTGCAACGCCCTACGCCAGGGCGGGGATGCCGAGATCGCCCTCTCGCCGGGGTTCCGCTGGGGGACCACCGTCACGCCGGGCTCCGCCATCACCCTCGAGAACGTCCTCGACCAGACCGCCATCACCTACCCCGCCACCTATGTGCGGGAGATGAAGGGCAGCGAGCTCAGAACCATCCTGGAGGACGTGGCCGACAACCTCTTCAACCCCGACCCCTATCTCCAGCAGGGGGGGGACATGGTGCGGGTGGGCGGCCTTGATTACGTCTGCACCCCCAACAACGGCCTGGGCCAGCGCATCGGCGAGATGCGCCTGGACGATGGCCGCCTGGTGGAGGCGGACAAGAGCTACAAGGTCGCGGGTTGGGCCACCGTCGGCACCGCGAGCCCCGGCCGGCCGGTTTGGGAGCTGGTCGCCGACTACCTGCGCGACCAGAAGACGATCGCTCTGACCAAGGTCAACGCCACCAAGCTGGTTGGGGTGGAAGGCAACCCAGGGCTGGCCTGAGGCCGGTCACCACCCCTCCTGCCCCCTGAATCTCCGCCGAGGATTAGCCCATGCAGGCCCGCCGCGCCCTTGCCGTCCCCTACTTCCTGCTTCTGTGCCTGGTCAGCGCGCCCCTCATGGCCGCCATGCCCAGTTGGTTCAAGGACTCCTTTCTCTATCTGGGGGAGGAGGTGGCGAACGCCGCCGCGGAGGGCAAGCGGGTGGTGCTTTACTTTCATCAGGAGGAGTGCCCCTACTGCAAGCGGATGCTGGAGGTGAACTTCACCCAGCGCGACATCGAGGAGAAGACAAAGGCCCAGTTCAACGTCATCGCCATCAACATCTGGGGTGACCTGGAGGTGACCGACCTGGCGGGCAAGGTCGGCAGCGAAAAGGACTTTGCCCGTGACCAGAAGGTCCAATTCACGCCCACCATGCTTTTTCTGGACGAACAGGGGGCGGTGACTTTCCGCCTCAACGGCTACTATCCGCCGGAGCGCTTCAACGCCCTGCTCGATTACAACGCCCAACGCCCAACGCCGACCGGTTCCTTCAAGGATTTCCTGGAAGCCCGGACGGTGCCCCCGGTCAGCACCGCTTTGCACCAGGACCCCAGCTATCTGCCCCACCCCCTCAAGCTCAACCAGCGCCCCGGCGCCAAGCCGCTGCTGGTGCTCTTCGAACAGGTCAGTTGCCAGGCCTGCGACGAGTTGCATCGCGAGGGCCTGGCGCGGGACGAGGCCCAGGAATTGCTGAAGGAATTTGACGTTGCCTTGGTCGATATCGGGTCCGCGGAGACCCTCGTCACCCCCGACGGCCGGGAAATGACGGCGCGGGACTGGAGCCGGGAGTTGGGCATCAACTACACCCCAACCCTGCTGTTCCTGGACGCCGGAGGCCAGGAGGTGTTCCGCACCGATGCCTACATTCGCCCCTATCACATCGCCACCAGTCTGGCCTATGTCGGCACCGGGGCCTACCGCCGCCAGCCGGAATTCCAGCGCTTCATCCTGGAACGGATCGAGGCGCGGCGGGAGTCTGGCGAGACTGGTCCGCCCAAGCTTTGGGATTAGGACATCCTGCCGCCACCCGGCCGCTCGCGGGCCATGTTAGCGCTAGCTCGGTGTCGCCACCTCGCCGCCTGGGCCCTCGCCCTGGGCCTCTGGTTTACCGCGGCCCCCGCCGCCGCCATTCAGGAGATCCGCATCGGCGTCCTCAGCCATCGTGGTACCGACCTGACCCTGGCGCACTGGCAACCCACCGCTGACTACCTGACGACTGCCATGGAGGGCTATCGTTTCGAGATCGTCCCGTTGCCCTTCAGCCGCATCACCGAGTTCGTGGAGATGGAGTTCGTGGACTTCATCCTGGTCAATCCCGGCATCTATGTCGGCCTGGAGGTGCGCCACGGTATCTCGCGCCTGGCCACCCTCAACAACCGGGTCGGCGCCCTGAGCCTGAACCAGTTTGGCAGTGTCATCTTCACCCGCCAGGAACGGGGGGACATCAACGACCTGACCGACCTGGCCGGCCAGGCCTTTCTGGCGGTGGACGAGACCTCTCTCGGTGGCTTCGAGATGGCCTGGGACGAGTTGTTGCGCCAAGGGGTCGATCCCTACCACGACTTCGCCAGGCTGGATTTCGCCGGTGACCACGACAGCGTGGTGATGGCGGTGCTGCTGGGCCAGGCGGACGCCGGCACGGTACGCACCAATATCCTGGAACGGATGGCGGCGGAGGGGCTGATCGATCTGGACCAGTTCAAGGTGCTCAATCCCCAGCCCACCAACCGCTTTCCCCTGGTGCACAGTACCGGCCTCTATCCCGAATGGCCCTTCAGCAAGGTCAGCCACACCGCCAACGAGCTGGCCCAGAAGGTGGCGGTAGCCCTGCTCAAGATGCCCCCCGACCACCCCGCGGCCCTGGCGGGAAGCTTTGCCGGCTGGACCGTGCCTCTCGACTACCAGCCGGTCCACGAGCTGTTCCAGCGCCTCAACCTGCCCCCCTATGCCCAGGACTTCACCCTCCGTGACGTGGTCCAACGCTATCTGGTCTGGGTGGTGACGGGGCTGGTCCTGCTTTTGCTGTTCGCCTTCCTGCTCTACCGGATCTGGGGCCTCAATCGCCAACTCCTCAGGGCCAAGATGAGCCTGGAGGCGCAACACCTCCTGATCCTCAACTCCGTCGCCGACGGCATCTACGGGGTTGATCGTGAGGGCAATTCTACCTTCGTCAACCGCGCCATGGCCGAGATGACCGGCTGGCGCGCCGAGGAGGTGGTCGGGCGTAACCAGCACGAATTGCTCCACCATACCCGCATCGATGGCAGCCACTTTCCCGCCCAGGAGTGCCCCGTCTATCGAAGCTGTCAGGACGGCAAGGCCCGTCATATCCCCGAGGACCGCTTCTGGCGCAAGGATGGCAGCCCCTTTCCGGTGGAGTATGCCTGCTCCCCCCTGCGGGATGACAACGGCGGCATTGTCGGCGGCGTGGTGGTGTTTCGGGATATCAGCGAGCGCCAGCACAGCGAGGAGGCCAGCCGCCGGCACCAGCTCGAACTGGCCCACCGGGACCGTCTCAATACCCTGGGCGAGATGGCCGCCGGTATTGCCCACGAAATCAACCAACCCCTCACGGCCATCGCCTCTAATGCCCAGGCCTGCATCCGCCTTCTCGACGCCGGTCTGGACGCCGACCGGGCCGGGCGTCTGAGCGATGCCCTCGCCCACATCGCTCTGCAGGCCCAGCGCGGCGGCGACATCATCCGCCAGGTGCGCCAGTTCGTTAAAAAGGATGCCCCGGTCAAGACCGCGGTGGACATCAACGAACTGGTCCAGAAGGTCGTGGCGCTGATCCGGCCCGAGGCCCAGCGGGTCGGGGTCCAGATCCATACCCAACTCGCCTCCGGCCTGCCCCACGTCTGGGCGCAGGATATCCAGATCCAGCAGGTCATCATCAATCTCGCCACCAACGGCATCGATGCCATGGCCGACCCCGGCCTCCCCGAACGGTGCCTCACCATCGCTACCGCGGCGGGCGCCCCCGGCCAGGTCGATGTTGAGGTGCGCGATACCGGCACGGGGGTGGACGAGGCCATGCGCACGGAAATCTTCAAGCAGTTCGTCACCACCAAAAGCCGGGGCATGGGCCTCGGGCTGTCCATCAGCAAGGGCATCCTCGATGCCCACGAGGGCAGGATCGCCCTGGAAGCGACGGGCCCCACCGGGACCCTGTTTCGCTTTAGCCTTGCCGCGCCAGGCACCTGACCGGCTACAATCCCCTCCCTGGCCATGACCGGGGCGCCGGACCCTGATCCCCCCGGCGCCAACGGCCAGGACCCATAGCACCCCGGGGGACCCATGTCAGCGCGGCAACCAACCATCTATATCGTTGATGACGACGAGCAGGTGCGGGAATCGATCCAACTCCTGATGGAATCGGTGGGCCTGGGGGTGGAAAGCTACGGCTCGGCCCAGGACTATCTCGATCATTTCAGCCCCGACCAGCAGGGCTGCCTGATCCTGGATGTGCGGATGCGGGGGATGAGCGGTCTGGAGTTGCAGACCCGCCTGCAACAGGTCCCCAACCACCCCCCCATCGTCATGATCTCGGCCCATGGCGATGTCCCCATGGCGGTGCGCGCCCTCCAGGCCGGGGCCCTTGATTTCCTGGAGAAACCCTTCAACGCCCAGGCCCTCCTCGACAGCGTTCACCGGGCCATGCAGCAGGACGCCCTGCGTCGCGGCGAGGCCAGCCGTCTCGCCGAAATCAAGGAGCATATTGCCCGCCTGACCCCCCGGGAGGCCGAGGTGATGCGGCGGGTGGTGGATGGTCAGCGCAACAAGGTGATCGCCAGCGAGATGAATATCACCCAATCCACCGTGGAGGTGCATCGGGCCCGGGTGATGGAAAAAATGGCCGCCAAGACCCTCTCGGAACTGATGCGGATGCTGGTCACCCTGGAGATTTGCGAGGGTAAGGGGTAAAGGGGGGATGGCTTCCCGGGGATTGGACCTGCTTCCTCAAGTTGACAGGATGTGCGCTTGCCATAAGATACATGTAACGAACCCTAGGAGAAGCCCCATGTCTATGCCCTTGTCCGTGAAGGAGCGGGTCCAGAAGCGTCGCGAGGTGCTGCGTGCATCTGGCTTGCGACCCGTGCAACTTTGGGTGCCTGATACCCGGCGCCCTGGATTCGACCAGGAGTGTCTGCGGCAGTCGCTCGCCGTCGCGCAGGCG includes these proteins:
- the soxB gene encoding thiosulfohydrolase SoxB, whose translation is MSLSRREFTRLLALGGMAGLLPGAARAATQAGEGEALYQGGRFGNVRLLHITDTHAQLNPIYFREPSVNLGVGAALGQPPHLVGINLLKHFGIAPGGREAHAFTFLDFDAAAQRYGKVGGFAHLATLVKQLRAEAGEGNSLLLDGGDTWQGSGTALWTRGKDMVGACNLLGVDVMTGHWEFTYQDTEVIENIKAFKGEFVAQNVSISDTALFDYKFADFPGFDEATGLAFKPYTLKEVNGTRVAVIGQAFPYTPIANPQRFIPDWRFGIQDQHMQEMVDQVRAKERPDVVVVLSHNGMDVDLKMAASVRGIDVIFGGHTHDGIPAPSLVENSGGKTLVTNAGSNGKFLGVMDLDVGDGKVRGYRYRLLPVFANLLPADPAMQAYIDEVRRPYLAQLNEPLAVTETTLYRRGNFNGTFDQVICNALRQGGDAEIALSPGFRWGTTVTPGSAITLENVLDQTAITYPATYVREMKGSELRTILEDVADNLFNPDPYLQQGGDMVRVGGLDYVCTPNNGLGQRIGEMRLDDGRLVEADKSYKVAGWATVGTASPGRPVWELVADYLRDQKTIALTKVNATKLVGVEGNPGLA
- a CDS encoding thioredoxin fold domain-containing protein, which produces MQARRALAVPYFLLLCLVSAPLMAAMPSWFKDSFLYLGEEVANAAAEGKRVVLYFHQEECPYCKRMLEVNFTQRDIEEKTKAQFNVIAINIWGDLEVTDLAGKVGSEKDFARDQKVQFTPTMLFLDEQGAVTFRLNGYYPPERFNALLDYNAQRPTPTGSFKDFLEARTVPPVSTALHQDPSYLPHPLKLNQRPGAKPLLVLFEQVSCQACDELHREGLARDEAQELLKEFDVALVDIGSAETLVTPDGREMTARDWSRELGINYTPTLLFLDAGGQEVFRTDAYIRPYHIATSLAYVGTGAYRRQPEFQRFILERIEARRESGETGPPKLWD
- a CDS encoding PhnD/SsuA/transferrin family substrate-binding protein — its product is MRIGVLSHRGTDLTLAHWQPTADYLTTAMEGYRFEIVPLPFSRITEFVEMEFVDFILVNPGIYVGLEVRHGISRLATLNNRVGALSLNQFGSVIFTRQERGDINDLTDLAGQAFLAVDETSLGGFEMAWDELLRQGVDPYHDFARLDFAGDHDSVVMAVLLGQADAGTVRTNILERMAAEGLIDLDQFKVLNPQPTNRFPLVHSTGLYPEWPFSKVSHTANELAQKVAVALLKMPPDHPAALAGSFAGWTVPLDYQPVHELFQRLNLPPYAQDFTLRDVVQRYLVWVVTGLVLLLLFAFLLYRIWGLNRQLLRAKMSLEAQHLLILNSVADGIYGVDREGNSTFVNRAMAEMTGWRAEEVVGRNQHELLHHTRIDGSHFPAQECPVYRSCQDGKARHIPEDRFWRKDGSPFPVEYACSPLRDDNGGIVGGVVVFRDISERQHSEEASRRHQLELAHRDRLNTLGEMAAGIAHEINQPLTAIASNAQACIRLLDAGLDADRAGRLSDALAHIALQAQRGGDIIRQVRQFVKKDAPVKTAVDINELVQKVVALIRPEAQRVGVQIHTQLASGLPHVWAQDIQIQQVIINLATNGIDAMADPGLPERCLTIATAAGAPGQVDVEVRDTGTGVDEAMRTEIFKQFVTTKSRGMGLGLSISKGILDAHEGRIALEATGPTGTLFRFSLAAPGT
- a CDS encoding response regulator transcription factor; the encoded protein is MSARQPTIYIVDDDEQVRESIQLLMESVGLGVESYGSAQDYLDHFSPDQQGCLILDVRMRGMSGLELQTRLQQVPNHPPIVMISAHGDVPMAVRALQAGALDFLEKPFNAQALLDSVHRAMQQDALRRGEASRLAEIKEHIARLTPREAEVMRRVVDGQRNKVIASEMNITQSTVEVHRARVMEKMAAKTLSELMRMLVTLEICEGKG
- a CDS encoding antitoxin MazE family protein; translated protein: MPLSVKERVQKRREVLRASGLRPVQLWVPDTRRPGFDQECLRQSLAVAQADLADQDLMDFLDQVLSDAEEGMA